In Manis pentadactyla isolate mManPen7 chromosome 11, mManPen7.hap1, whole genome shotgun sequence, one DNA window encodes the following:
- the LRFN5 gene encoding leucine-rich repeat and fibronectin type-III domain-containing protein 5 isoform X2, producing the protein MEKFLFYLFFIGIAVKAQICPKRCVCQILSPNLATLCAKKGLLFVPPNIDRRTVELRLADNFVTNIKRKDFANMTSLVDLTLSRNTISFITPHAFADLRNLRALHLNSNRLTKITNDMFSGLSNLHHLILNNNQLTLISSTAFDDVFALEELDLSYNNLETIPWDAVEKMVSLHTLSLDHNMIDNIPKGTFSHLHKMTRLDVTSNKLQKLPPDPLFQRAQVLATSGIISPSTFALSFGGNPLHCNCELLWLRRLSREDDLETCASPALLTGRYFWSIPEEEFLCEPPLITRHTQEMRVLEGQRATLRCKARGDPEPAIHWISPEGKLISNATRSLVYDNGTLDILITTVKDTGAFTCIASNPAGEATQTVDLHIIKLPHLLNSTNHIHEPDPGSSDISTSTKSGSNASSGNGDTKMSQDKIVVAEATSSTALLKFNFQRNIPGIRMFQIQYNGTYDDTLVYRMIPPTSKTFLVNNLAAGTMYDLCVLAIYDDGITSLTATRVVGCIQFTTEQDYVRCHFMQSQFLGGTMIIIIGGIIVASVLVFIIILMIRYKVCNNNGQHKVTKVSNVYSQTNGAQIQGCSVTLPQSMSKQAVGHEENAQCCKVANDNVIQSSETCSSQDSSTTTSALPPTWTSSTSVSQKQKRKTGTKPSTEPQNEAVTNVESQNTNRNNSAALQTASRPPDFVSEGPTSKRAHSKPKAGVNLKSTTSVSPEKSCH; encoded by the exons AtggaaaaatttcttttttatctgtttttcatTGGCATAGCTGTGAAAGCTCAGATCTGTCCAAAACGTTGTGTCTGTCAGATTTTGTCTCCTAATCTTGCAACCCTTTGTGCCAAGAAAGGGCTTTTATTTGTTCCACCAAACATTGACAGGAGAACTGTAGAACTGCGGTTGGCAGACAATTTTGTtacaaatattaaaaggaaagaTTTTGCCAATATGACTAGCTTGGTGGACCTGACTCTATCCAGGAATACAATAAGTTTTATTACACCTCATGCATTTGCTGACTTACGAAACTTGAGGGCATTGCATTTGAATAGCAACAGATTGACTAAAATTACAAACGATATGTTCAGTGGGCTTTCCAATCTCCATCATTTGATACTGAACAACAATCAACTGACTTTAATTTCTTCTACAGCATTTGATGATGTCTTTGCCCTTGAGGAGCTGGATCTGTCCTATAATAATTTAGAAACAATTCCTTGGGATGCTGTTGAGAAGATGGTTAGCTTGCACACCCTTAGTTTGGATCACAATATGATTGATAACATACCTAAAGGGACTTTCTCCCACTTGCACAAGATGACTCGACTAGATGTAACATCAAACAAATTGCAGAAGCTACCACCTGACCCTCTCTTTCAGCGAGCCCAGGTACTAGCAACCTCAGGAATCATAAGCCCATCTACTTTTGCATTAAGTTTTGGTGGAAACCCCTTGCATTGCAATTGTGAATTGCTGTGGTTGAGGCGTCTCTCCAGAGAGGATGATCTAGAAACCTGTGCCTCTCCAGCACTTTTAACTGGCCGCTATTTTTGGTCAATTCCTGAGGAAGAGTTTTTGTGTGAGCCTCCTCTCATTACTCGTCATACACAAGAGATGAGAGTCCTGGAGGGTCAAAGGGCAACCCTGAGGTGCAAAGCCAGGGGAGACCCTGAGCCTGCAATTCACTGGATTTCTCCTGAAGGGAAGCTTATTTCGAATGCAACAAGATCTCTGGTGTATGATAATGGAACACTTGACATTCTTATAACAACTGTAAAGGATACAGGTGCTTTTACCTGCATTGCTTCCAATCCTGCTGGGGAAGCAACACAAACAGTGGATCTCCATATAATTAAGCTCCCTCACTTACTGAACAGTACAAACCATATCCATGAACCCGATCCTGGTTCTTCAGACATCTCGACGTCTACTAAGTCAGGTTCTAATGCAAGCAGTGGTAATGGTGATACTAAAATGAGTCAAGACAAAATCGTGGTGGCAGAAGCAACATCATCTACAGCACTActgaaatttaattttcaaagaaatatccCTGGAATACGTATGTTTCAAATCCAGTACAATGGCACTTATGATGATACTCTTGTTTACAG AATGATACCTCCTACGAGCAAAACTTTTCTTGTCAATAACTTGGCTGCTGGAACTATGTATGACTTGTGTGTCTTGGCAATATATGATGATGGCATCACTTCCCTCACTGCCACAAGAGTCGTGGGTTGCATCCAGTTTACTACGGAACAGGATTATGTACGATGCCATTTCATGCAGTCCCAGTTTTTGGGAGGCACcatgattattattattggtgGAATAATTGTAGCATCTGTGCTGGTTTTCATCATCATTCTAATGATCCGGTATAAGGTTTGTAACAATAATGGTCAACACAAGGTCACCAAGGTCAGCAATGTCTACTCTCAAACTAATGGGGCTCAAATTCAAGGCTGCAGCGTAACGCTGCCCCAGTCCATGTCCAAACAAGCTGTGGGGCATGAAGAGAATGCTCAGTGTTGTAAAGTTGCCAATGACAATGTGATACAATCTTCAGAAACTTGTTCAAGTCAAGACTCCTCTACCACTACCTCTGCTTTGCCTCCTACCTGGACTTCAAGCACTTCTGTGTCccaaaagcagaaaagaaagacTGGCACAAAGCCAAGTACCGAACCACAGAATGAAGCTGTCACAAATGTTGAGTCCCAGAACACTAACAGGAACAACTCAGCTGCACTGCAGACAGCTAGTCGACCTCCTGATTTTGTCTCAGAGGGGCCCACATCTAAAAGAGCACATTCAAAGCCAA
- the LRFN5 gene encoding leucine-rich repeat and fibronectin type-III domain-containing protein 5 isoform X1: protein MEKFLFYLFFIGIAVKAQICPKRCVCQILSPNLATLCAKKGLLFVPPNIDRRTVELRLADNFVTNIKRKDFANMTSLVDLTLSRNTISFITPHAFADLRNLRALHLNSNRLTKITNDMFSGLSNLHHLILNNNQLTLISSTAFDDVFALEELDLSYNNLETIPWDAVEKMVSLHTLSLDHNMIDNIPKGTFSHLHKMTRLDVTSNKLQKLPPDPLFQRAQVLATSGIISPSTFALSFGGNPLHCNCELLWLRRLSREDDLETCASPALLTGRYFWSIPEEEFLCEPPLITRHTQEMRVLEGQRATLRCKARGDPEPAIHWISPEGKLISNATRSLVYDNGTLDILITTVKDTGAFTCIASNPAGEATQTVDLHIIKLPHLLNSTNHIHEPDPGSSDISTSTKSGSNASSGNGDTKMSQDKIVVAEATSSTALLKFNFQRNIPGIRMFQIQYNGTYDDTLVYRMIPPTSKTFLVNNLAAGTMYDLCVLAIYDDGITSLTATRVVGCIQFTTEQDYVRCHFMQSQFLGGTMIIIIGGIIVASVLVFIIILMIRYKVCNNNGQHKVTKVSNVYSQTNGAQIQGCSVTLPQSMSKQAVGHEENAQCCKVANDNVIQSSETCSSQDSSTTTSALPPTWTSSTSVSQKQKRKTGTKPSTEPQNEAVTNVESQNTNRNNSAALQTASRPPDFVSEGPTSKRAHSKPNALLTNVDQIVQETQRLELI, encoded by the exons AtggaaaaatttcttttttatctgtttttcatTGGCATAGCTGTGAAAGCTCAGATCTGTCCAAAACGTTGTGTCTGTCAGATTTTGTCTCCTAATCTTGCAACCCTTTGTGCCAAGAAAGGGCTTTTATTTGTTCCACCAAACATTGACAGGAGAACTGTAGAACTGCGGTTGGCAGACAATTTTGTtacaaatattaaaaggaaagaTTTTGCCAATATGACTAGCTTGGTGGACCTGACTCTATCCAGGAATACAATAAGTTTTATTACACCTCATGCATTTGCTGACTTACGAAACTTGAGGGCATTGCATTTGAATAGCAACAGATTGACTAAAATTACAAACGATATGTTCAGTGGGCTTTCCAATCTCCATCATTTGATACTGAACAACAATCAACTGACTTTAATTTCTTCTACAGCATTTGATGATGTCTTTGCCCTTGAGGAGCTGGATCTGTCCTATAATAATTTAGAAACAATTCCTTGGGATGCTGTTGAGAAGATGGTTAGCTTGCACACCCTTAGTTTGGATCACAATATGATTGATAACATACCTAAAGGGACTTTCTCCCACTTGCACAAGATGACTCGACTAGATGTAACATCAAACAAATTGCAGAAGCTACCACCTGACCCTCTCTTTCAGCGAGCCCAGGTACTAGCAACCTCAGGAATCATAAGCCCATCTACTTTTGCATTAAGTTTTGGTGGAAACCCCTTGCATTGCAATTGTGAATTGCTGTGGTTGAGGCGTCTCTCCAGAGAGGATGATCTAGAAACCTGTGCCTCTCCAGCACTTTTAACTGGCCGCTATTTTTGGTCAATTCCTGAGGAAGAGTTTTTGTGTGAGCCTCCTCTCATTACTCGTCATACACAAGAGATGAGAGTCCTGGAGGGTCAAAGGGCAACCCTGAGGTGCAAAGCCAGGGGAGACCCTGAGCCTGCAATTCACTGGATTTCTCCTGAAGGGAAGCTTATTTCGAATGCAACAAGATCTCTGGTGTATGATAATGGAACACTTGACATTCTTATAACAACTGTAAAGGATACAGGTGCTTTTACCTGCATTGCTTCCAATCCTGCTGGGGAAGCAACACAAACAGTGGATCTCCATATAATTAAGCTCCCTCACTTACTGAACAGTACAAACCATATCCATGAACCCGATCCTGGTTCTTCAGACATCTCGACGTCTACTAAGTCAGGTTCTAATGCAAGCAGTGGTAATGGTGATACTAAAATGAGTCAAGACAAAATCGTGGTGGCAGAAGCAACATCATCTACAGCACTActgaaatttaattttcaaagaaatatccCTGGAATACGTATGTTTCAAATCCAGTACAATGGCACTTATGATGATACTCTTGTTTACAG AATGATACCTCCTACGAGCAAAACTTTTCTTGTCAATAACTTGGCTGCTGGAACTATGTATGACTTGTGTGTCTTGGCAATATATGATGATGGCATCACTTCCCTCACTGCCACAAGAGTCGTGGGTTGCATCCAGTTTACTACGGAACAGGATTATGTACGATGCCATTTCATGCAGTCCCAGTTTTTGGGAGGCACcatgattattattattggtgGAATAATTGTAGCATCTGTGCTGGTTTTCATCATCATTCTAATGATCCGGTATAAGGTTTGTAACAATAATGGTCAACACAAGGTCACCAAGGTCAGCAATGTCTACTCTCAAACTAATGGGGCTCAAATTCAAGGCTGCAGCGTAACGCTGCCCCAGTCCATGTCCAAACAAGCTGTGGGGCATGAAGAGAATGCTCAGTGTTGTAAAGTTGCCAATGACAATGTGATACAATCTTCAGAAACTTGTTCAAGTCAAGACTCCTCTACCACTACCTCTGCTTTGCCTCCTACCTGGACTTCAAGCACTTCTGTGTCccaaaagcagaaaagaaagacTGGCACAAAGCCAAGTACCGAACCACAGAATGAAGCTGTCACAAATGTTGAGTCCCAGAACACTAACAGGAACAACTCAGCTGCACTGCAGACAGCTAGTCGACCTCCTGATTTTGTCTCAGAGGGGCCCACATCTAAAAGAGCACATTCAAAGCCAA